A region of Oryctolagus cuniculus chromosome 3, mOryCun1.1, whole genome shotgun sequence DNA encodes the following proteins:
- the CHRM2 gene encoding muscarinic acetylcholine receptor M2, producing the protein MNNSTNSSNNGLALTSPYKTFEVVFIVLVAGSLSLVTIIGNILVMVSIKVNRHLQTVNNYFLFSLACADLIIGVFSMNLYTLYTVIGYWPLGPVVCDLWLALDYVVSNASVMNLLIISFDRYFCVTKPLTYPVKRTTKMAGMMIAAAWVLSFILWAPAILFWQFIVGVRTVKDGECYIQFFSNAAVTFGTAIAAFYLPVIIMTVLYWHISRASKSRIKKDKKEPVANQDPVSPSLVQGRIVKPNNNTMPSSDGGLEHNKIQNGKAPRDAMTENCVPGEEKESSNDSTSVSAVASNMRDDEITQDENTVSTSLGHSKDENSKQTCIKIVTKTPKGDSCTPSNTTVELVGSSGQNGDEKQNIVARKIVKMTKQPAKKKPPPSREKKVTRTILAILLAFIITWAPYNVMVLINTFCTPCIPNTVWTIGYWLCYINSTINPACYALCNATFKKTFKHLLMCHYKNIGATR; encoded by the coding sequence ATGAATAACTCTACAAACTCATCCAATAATGGCTTGGCCCTTACCAGTCCTTATAAGACATTTGAAGTGGTATTCATTGTCCTTGTGGCTGGATCCCTCAGTTTGGTGACAATTATTGGGAACATCCTGGTCATGGTTTCCATTAAAGTCAACCGCCACCTCCAAACTGTCAACAATTACTTTTTGTTCAGCTTGGCCTGTGCTGACCTCATCATAGGTGTTTTCTCCATGAACTTGTACACGCTGTATACTGTGATTGGCTACTGGCCTTTGGGACCTGTTGTGTGTGACCTTTGGCTAGCCCTGGACTATGTGGTCAGCAATGCTTCAGTTATGAACCTCCTTATCATCAGCTTTGACAGGTACTTCTGTGTCACGAAACCCCTGACCTACCCAGTCAAGCGGACCACAAAGATGGCAGGAATGATGATTGCAGCTGCCTGGGTtctctctttcatcctctggGCGCCAGCCATTCTGTTCTGGCAGTTCATCGTGGGAGTAAGAACGGTGAAGGACGGGGAATGCTACATCCAGTTTTTTTCCAATGCTGCTGTCACCTTTGGCactgccattgcagccttctaTCTGCCAGTGATCATCATGACTGTGCTCTATTGGCACATCTCACGAGCCAGCAAGAGCAGGATAAAGAAGGACAAGAAGGAGCCTGTGGCCAACCAAGATCCGGTGTCCCCAAGTCTTGTACAGGGGAGGATAGTCAAGCCAAACAACAACACCATGCCCAGCAGTGACGGTGGCCTGGAGCACAACAAAATCCAAAATGGCAAAGCCCCCAGAGATGCTATGACTGAAAACTGTGTGccaggggaggagaaagagagctccAACGACTCCACGTCAGTCAGCGCTGTTGCCTCTAATATGAGAGATGACGAAATCACCCAGGATGAAAACACAGTCTCCACTTCCCTGGGTCATTCCAAAGATGAGAACTCTAAGCAAACCTGCATCAAAATTGTCACCAAGACCCCCAAAGGTGACTCGTGTACCCCAAGTAATACCACGGTGGAGCTAGTTGGGTCTTCAGGTCAGAATGGAGATGAGAAACAGAACATTGTAGCCCGCAAAATTGTGAAGATGACTAAGCAGCCTGCCAAAAAGAAGCCTCCTCCTTCCCGGGAGAAGAAAGTCACTAGGACGATCCTGGCGATTCTGTTGGCTTTCATCATCACCTGGGCCCCATACAATGTCATGGTGCTCATTAACACCTTCTGTACACCCTGTATCCCCAACACTGTGTGGACAATTGGTTACTGGCTCTGTTACATCAACAGCACCATCAACCCTGCCTGCTATGCACTTTGTAATGCCACCTTCAAGAAGACTTTTAAACACCTCCTCATGTGTCATTACAAGAACATAGGCGCTACAAGGTAA